A genomic stretch from Leptotrichia sp. HSP-536 includes:
- the rlmD gene encoding 23S rRNA (uracil(1939)-C(5))-methyltransferase RlmD — protein MNKIKNNYEVGQKLEIQIEKIVFGGEGLGRVDGFTVFVPMSVPGDKLEVEIISVKKSYARGLITRIIEPSKDRIEDLSKISFEDFDGCDFGMLKYEKQLEYKDKMLEEVLTKIAEIDLKKVKISKIIGSDKKINYRNKTAEPFFKKNGIIQTGFYSRKSHNVFSAKESLLKSEIAKVIIDKFLQKVNSFAGTKKEFKVFNEVNNTGFLKQIMVRNNEKNEVMIVVVVNKNSQYNQLSKVLEEIYDENDCIKSIYISVKTEQNNVILGKNIHLFGSQYLEEEMEGLKFKIYPNSFFQINKKQALKLYDVAIEFLNEENKNTDKIYEKTVIDAFSGTGTIAMMLSKNIKKVIGIESMESSTLAAKLTSYENFIQNVEFVNGKVEKELPKILKRENVGAIVFDPPRRGIEESALKSVVQNKIEKIVYISCNPATFARDVKILAENGYVLKKVAPVDMFPQTGHIEIVGVLEKDDV, from the coding sequence ATGAATAAAATAAAAAATAATTATGAAGTTGGACAAAAACTGGAAATTCAAATAGAAAAAATAGTGTTTGGTGGAGAAGGACTTGGAAGAGTTGATGGATTTACAGTATTTGTACCGATGAGTGTGCCAGGAGATAAATTGGAAGTGGAGATTATCTCGGTAAAAAAGTCATATGCAAGAGGGCTTATAACTAGGATAATTGAACCATCAAAGGACAGGATTGAAGATTTGTCCAAAATTAGTTTTGAGGATTTTGATGGCTGTGATTTTGGAATGCTTAAATATGAAAAACAGCTTGAATATAAGGATAAAATGCTTGAAGAAGTGTTGACAAAGATTGCTGAAATTGATTTGAAAAAGGTAAAAATTAGCAAAATTATTGGAAGTGATAAAAAAATTAATTATAGAAACAAGACGGCTGAACCATTTTTCAAAAAGAATGGGATTATTCAGACGGGATTTTATTCAAGAAAGTCCCACAATGTGTTTTCAGCTAAAGAAAGTCTTCTAAAGTCAGAAATTGCCAAAGTAATTATTGATAAATTTTTGCAGAAAGTAAATAGTTTTGCAGGTACAAAAAAGGAATTTAAAGTTTTTAACGAAGTGAATAATACTGGATTTTTGAAGCAAATAATGGTTAGAAATAATGAAAAAAATGAAGTTATGATAGTTGTTGTCGTGAATAAAAATTCGCAGTATAATCAGCTTTCAAAAGTGCTGGAAGAAATATATGATGAAAATGATTGCATAAAATCAATCTATATTTCTGTAAAAACTGAACAGAATAATGTAATTTTAGGTAAAAATATCCATTTATTTGGAAGTCAGTATTTGGAAGAGGAAATGGAAGGATTAAAATTCAAAATTTATCCAAATTCATTTTTTCAGATTAATAAAAAACAAGCACTAAAACTTTATGATGTTGCAATAGAATTTTTGAATGAGGAAAATAAAAATACTGATAAAATCTACGAAAAAACAGTAATTGATGCATTTTCAGGGACTGGGACAATTGCAATGATGCTTTCAAAAAATATAAAAAAGGTTATTGGAATTGAAAGTATGGAAAGTTCAACACTTGCCGCAAAACTAACTTCTTATGAAAACTTTATTCAAAATGTAGAATTTGTAAACGGAAAAGTTGAGAAGGAACTGCCAAAAATTTTGAAGAGGGAAAATGTTGGAGCAATAGTTTTTGACCCTCCAAGACGAGGAATCGAAGAATCAGCATTAAAGAGTGTTGTACAGAATAAAATTGAAAAAATTGTCTATATTTCCTGCAATCCTGCCACTTTTGCACGAGATGTGAAGATTTTGGCTGAAAATGGGTATGTACTTAAGAAAGTTGCTCCTGTGGATATGTTCCCGCAGACTGGGCATATTGAGATAGTGGGCGTATTGGAAAAAGATGATGTTTAA
- a CDS encoding M48 family metalloprotease codes for MYFINFFKKIFKLKNIGIITWIVINLLIIISFFLLKKRVSNISEAAAILIKGIVIYEVFVTLALSPIGEMIFRLINSCKKISNPVMSNRLMSLFNEVYEKAKLKDPNLSEKIKLYMVDQPYPNAFALGRNTVCITSGLLYLNDDEIKGIFAHEFAHLLNKDTDTILLIYVGNLTALIMFMLLRGIFFIVGEAFSENALNTTKFNITYTTIIGLYAKLGITLVNYSSENREFKADKFAYDLGYGKELRDALTELQREKIKPSGFVANLMSTHPETYLRIEKLNKYLSEVLDRNSSKSINESLNTEVNTDNIKKKPINNGIIFIDENIENIEKNINYQKVKNKKINILDNSTKKNNDKILYMGLFFLNLGIFGPIFLFSILDSGCLMLGLYDVMDDIMRYRDEIMGIYLYIMIIFFILLMILVLLISIKLIKENRIDKLKIINNLLIITLYFILGCAFLSLLDGDFVFIYGHVLFLISIVTTGILAFRRDVQNKKK; via the coding sequence ATGTATTTTATTAATTTTTTTAAAAAAATATTTAAGCTGAAAAATATTGGAATAATTACATGGATAGTAATAAATTTACTTATAATAATTAGCTTTTTTTTATTAAAAAAAAGGGTATCAAATATCTCAGAAGCAGCAGCAATATTAATTAAAGGAATTGTTATATATGAAGTATTTGTAACATTGGCATTGTCTCCAATAGGTGAAATGATTTTTAGGCTGATAAATAGCTGTAAGAAAATAAGTAATCCAGTAATGTCTAACCGATTGATGTCGCTATTTAATGAAGTTTATGAAAAAGCTAAGTTAAAAGATCCCAATTTATCGGAAAAGATTAAGCTATATATGGTAGATCAACCGTATCCAAATGCCTTTGCACTTGGGAGAAATACAGTTTGTATAACAAGTGGATTATTGTATTTAAATGATGATGAGATAAAAGGTATTTTTGCTCATGAATTTGCACATTTATTAAATAAAGACACAGACACTATTTTACTAATATATGTAGGAAATCTGACTGCTTTAATAATGTTCATGCTTCTTAGAGGAATTTTTTTTATAGTAGGTGAGGCATTTTCGGAAAATGCTCTAAATACAACTAAATTTAATATAACTTATACTACAATAATTGGACTATATGCAAAATTAGGAATAACTCTGGTAAATTATTCAAGTGAAAACCGTGAATTTAAAGCAGATAAATTTGCATACGATTTAGGATATGGAAAAGAGCTAAGGGATGCACTGACAGAGTTACAAAGAGAAAAGATAAAACCATCAGGATTTGTAGCGAATCTTATGTCAACTCACCCAGAAACGTATTTAAGAATTGAAAAATTAAATAAATATTTATCAGAAGTTTTGGATAGAAATTCAAGCAAATCTATAAATGAAAGTTTAAATACAGAAGTTAATACAGATAATATAAAAAAGAAACCAATAAATAATGGTATCATCTTTATTGATGAGAATATTGAAAATATTGAAAAAAATATTAATTATCAAAAAGTTAAAAATAAAAAAATAAATATATTAGATAATTCAACTAAAAAAAATAATGACAAAATTCTCTATATGGGATTGTTTTTTTTAAATCTTGGAATTTTTGGTCCAATATTTCTTTTTTCGATACTTGATTCAGGTTGTCTAATGCTAGGTTTATATGATGTAATGGATGATATAATGCGGTATAGAGATGAAATTATGGGAATTTATTTATATATAATGATAATATTTTTCATACTTTTAATGATATTAGTGCTGTTAATAAGTATAAAATTGATTAAAGAAAATAGAATAGATAAACTAAAAATAATAAATAATTTATTAATAATAACATTATACTTTATATTGGGTTGCGCGTTTTTATCATTATTAGATGGAGATTTTGTTTTTATATATGGACATGTTTTATTTTTAATATCAATCGTCACAACTGGAATCCTTGCTTTTAGGAGAGATGTTCAGAATAAGAAAAAGTAA
- a CDS encoding DKNYY domain-containing protein codes for MKSKFFKVILGVFILANLGMAEYVKRNNEIYYKYSEGEDGELKVENVDLGTFKILNDKYAKDDKSVYFSGNKSYEDVDSKTFEVLPNYYSKDKNSVYRPINEWIHKINRANPKTIKVLNEFYSKDNKNVFYNENKIPNADVNSFVALDEKIGYAKDKNSVYYSGTKIENANVKTFKVVSTESLYFFKDDKNVYAAEKVIKGADPQTFKDIPGTIDYARDKNNLYYYSEDVKNLGKINENNFKVLDNSLIKNGNEIYYFGEKLDIKNPEKFEVIRNDLSDSSMIIYGKDDKNVYVVTPYKETGYLKIIKNADKDTFEVMQNSNYSKDKNNIYYAEYNVVQLQDVDKNSFILIEDEDFSYDKKNVYYKGRKLNDISSNGFKVTRLVNRPDIPINFLNDNKNTYKLIAVFDEETGELKSVKTAVVKNPKVDSKTFEAFDYWGNYFRDKNNVYYENELYKIGLKKIEDADRNSFEILNDEFSKDKNNVYYYGKKMKELSSEGLEFMDSNFKNDKDSIYFLKTKDKIYALKTRDGKEAYEIVPLNFDVNSFRYSNADYSHSSEIGGYFQDKNGIYYFDVFRLDELNLNNVFTKVERADNSSFVQLMFGYSKDKNKVYRGDQVIKGADPESFKIIVTNDKIIIKDKNNVYREIKKEF; via the coding sequence ATGAAAAGTAAATTTTTTAAAGTTATATTAGGGGTGTTTATTTTAGCGAATTTGGGAATGGCGGAATATGTGAAAAGAAATAATGAAATTTATTATAAGTATTCTGAAGGAGAAGATGGGGAACTTAAAGTTGAAAATGTGGATTTAGGTACATTTAAAATATTGAATGATAAATATGCAAAAGATGATAAAAGTGTTTATTTTTCAGGAAATAAATCCTATGAAGATGTGGACAGTAAAACTTTTGAAGTGCTGCCAAACTATTATTCAAAAGATAAAAATAGTGTCTATAGACCAATTAATGAATGGATTCACAAAATAAATAGAGCAAATCCAAAAACAATAAAAGTTTTGAATGAATTTTACTCAAAGGATAATAAAAATGTATTTTATAATGAAAATAAAATTCCAAATGCAGATGTAAATTCATTTGTAGCTTTAGACGAAAAAATTGGGTATGCGAAAGATAAAAATTCTGTGTATTATTCAGGAACGAAAATAGAAAATGCAAATGTAAAAACATTTAAAGTAGTTTCAACTGAAAGTTTATATTTTTTTAAAGACGATAAAAATGTATATGCTGCAGAAAAAGTTATAAAAGGTGCAGATCCACAAACTTTTAAAGATATACCTGGAACAATAGATTATGCAAGAGATAAAAATAATTTATATTATTATTCTGAAGACGTTAAAAATCTTGGAAAAATAAATGAAAATAATTTTAAAGTTTTGGATAACTCATTAATAAAAAATGGAAATGAAATATATTATTTTGGAGAAAAATTGGATATAAAAAATCCTGAAAAATTTGAAGTAATAAGAAATGATTTAAGCGATTCAAGTATGATTATTTATGGAAAAGATGATAAAAATGTATATGTGGTGACACCATATAAGGAAACTGGTTATCTTAAAATAATAAAAAATGCCGATAAGGATACTTTTGAAGTAATGCAAAATAGTAATTATTCAAAAGATAAAAATAATATCTATTATGCAGAATATAATGTTGTACAATTACAGGATGTAGATAAAAACAGTTTTATTCTCATAGAAGATGAAGATTTTTCATATGATAAAAAAAATGTTTATTATAAAGGAAGAAAACTAAATGATATAAGTTCAAATGGCTTTAAAGTTACAAGACTTGTTAATAGACCAGATATACCAATTAATTTTTTAAATGATAATAAGAATACATACAAACTTATTGCAGTATTTGATGAAGAAACTGGTGAGCTGAAAAGTGTAAAAACAGCTGTTGTAAAAAATCCTAAAGTAGATTCTAAAACTTTTGAAGCATTTGATTACTGGGGAAATTATTTCCGTGATAAAAATAATGTGTATTATGAAAATGAATTGTATAAAATAGGATTAAAAAAAATAGAAGATGCAGATAGAAATAGTTTTGAGATTTTGAATGATGAATTTTCAAAAGATAAAAACAATGTCTATTATTATGGAAAGAAAATGAAGGAATTGAGTTCAGAGGGATTAGAGTTTATGGATAGTAACTTTAAAAATGATAAAGATAGTATTTATTTCTTAAAAACTAAAGATAAGATTTATGCTTTAAAAACTAGAGATGGTAAAGAAGCATATGAAATAGTTCCTTTAAATTTTGATGTGAACTCTTTTAGATATTCCAATGCTGATTACTCGCATAGTTCTGAAATTGGCGGCTATTTTCAAGATAAAAATGGAATTTATTATTTTGACGTATTTAGATTAGATGAATTAAATCTAAATAATGTTTTCACTAAGGTAGAAAGGGCTGATAATTCATCATTTGTACAATTGATGTTTGGTTATTCAAAAGATAAGAATAAAGTGTATCGTGGAGATCAGGTAATTAAAGGTGCAGACCCAGAAAGTTTCAAAATAATTGTGACAAATGATAAAATTATAATAAAAGATAAAAATAATGTTTATAGGGAAATAAAAAAAGAATTTTAA
- the grpE gene encoding nucleotide exchange factor GrpE: MEAKRIEKRGLSEISHPILENETVKLGIERKNVFEKIQELNEKMNIMNDTVSKKILNMDFEKNIADKLHKELQEYKNDLYFQLIKPLIMDLINMRERMRKAVKYFSKETGEKKVEILESYVEEIETILENNNIEIYETKKEENDYKVKKQRIVKQIKTSDEKLHGKICNILTNGYIYTEKDKIIFPERVEVYVYKNS; encoded by the coding sequence ATGGAAGCGAAAAGAATTGAGAAAAGAGGCTTATCAGAAATATCTCATCCAATTTTAGAAAATGAGACAGTAAAATTGGGTATTGAAAGAAAAAATGTATTTGAAAAAATTCAGGAACTTAATGAAAAAATGAATATTATGAATGATACAGTTTCTAAAAAAATATTAAATATGGATTTTGAAAAAAATATAGCCGACAAGCTGCACAAGGAACTACAAGAATATAAAAATGATCTTTATTTTCAGCTTATAAAACCTCTTATAATGGATTTGATAAATATGAGAGAAAGAATGAGAAAAGCTGTAAAATATTTTTCTAAAGAAACAGGTGAAAAAAAAGTTGAAATACTTGAAAGTTATGTGGAAGAAATTGAAACTATTTTAGAAAATAATAATATAGAAATTTATGAAACAAAAAAAGAAGAAAATGATTACAAGGTAAAAAAACAACGTATAGTAAAGCAAATAAAAACATCAGATGAAAAATTACATGGAAAAATTTGTAATATTTTAACGAATGGATATATTTATACAGAAAAAGATAAAATTATTTTTCCAGAAAGAGTAGAAGTGTATGTTTACAAAAATAGTTAA
- a CDS encoding Hsp70 family protein, translated as MSKYVFGIDLGTTYSCIARVDETGRAEVIKNLEGEHITPSVVAFEDDTVIVGNDAKEESSIKPETTVMLVKSYMGQKTSMIDYNGEPKMPEEISAYILKKLARDASEQLGVEVKDVVITCPAYFGTAERTATKNAGKIAGLNVLEIISEPTAAAIYYGCTKKHDKKTVLIYDLGGGTFDVTVMRISSDKIEVICSDGDHDLGGKNWDETLMAYLLNQFSQKVGYEVEPDEYLDQRLRELSEKLKKRLTSSAKASGMLEGDGKREKLLVTREEFDRMTSVYLRETMNKVYAVLEIAQSKGCQIDEVLLVGGSTRMPQVKETLERKFGKEKVQFLEPDEAVAKGAAIHAVNVYVNNQKNLTEKDFESEKNVQVNIDGDIKELNVKDYKEKLSFSPEMMSLGGKTREVIMATTKSFALNPIVNGKQIGYNMIIKNQPMNNGFLEVSKVFGTYLDNQESVNITIYENDSMEEYFELEENLKLGDVNLELPKKLPKNSPIEITLKLTKEGILEVKGLDKTTNKEVKVEMNTKGIMSKQELEKIKDKVQGITLI; from the coding sequence ATGTCAAAATATGTATTTGGAATTGATTTAGGAACAACATATTCTTGTATAGCTCGTGTAGATGAAACAGGTAGAGCAGAAGTAATCAAAAACTTGGAAGGTGAACATATAACTCCTTCTGTAGTAGCTTTTGAAGATGATACCGTAATCGTAGGAAATGATGCAAAAGAGGAATCCAGTATAAAGCCAGAAACAACTGTAATGCTGGTAAAATCTTATATGGGTCAAAAAACTAGCATGATTGATTACAATGGCGAACCTAAAATGCCAGAAGAAATTTCAGCATATATTTTAAAAAAACTTGCAAGAGATGCTTCGGAGCAGCTTGGAGTTGAAGTAAAAGATGTTGTGATAACTTGTCCTGCATATTTTGGAACAGCAGAACGTACAGCTACTAAAAATGCTGGTAAAATTGCTGGATTGAATGTATTAGAAATTATAAGTGAACCGACAGCTGCTGCGATATATTATGGATGTACAAAAAAACATGATAAAAAAACAGTTTTAATATATGATCTTGGTGGAGGAACATTTGATGTTACAGTTATGAGAATAAGTTCTGATAAAATAGAAGTTATATGTTCTGATGGAGATCATGACCTAGGCGGTAAAAATTGGGATGAAACATTAATGGCTTATTTACTTAATCAGTTTAGTCAAAAAGTTGGATATGAAGTTGAACCAGATGAATATTTGGATCAGAGATTGAGAGAACTGTCTGAAAAACTAAAAAAGAGACTAACTTCAAGCGCTAAGGCAAGTGGAATGCTGGAAGGCGATGGAAAGCGGGAAAAATTATTGGTAACTAGAGAAGAATTTGACAGAATGACGTCAGTATATCTTAGAGAAACAATGAATAAAGTGTATGCTGTACTTGAAATAGCTCAAAGTAAAGGATGTCAAATTGATGAAGTTCTTTTGGTTGGTGGTTCAACAAGGATGCCACAAGTAAAGGAAACATTGGAGAGAAAATTTGGAAAAGAAAAAGTGCAGTTTCTTGAACCTGACGAAGCTGTAGCTAAAGGGGCTGCAATTCATGCTGTAAACGTTTATGTAAATAATCAAAAAAACCTTACCGAAAAGGATTTTGAATCTGAAAAAAATGTACAAGTAAATATCGATGGTGATATAAAAGAGTTGAATGTAAAAGACTACAAGGAAAAATTAAGTTTTTCTCCAGAAATGATGAGTCTAGGAGGTAAGACAAGGGAAGTTATTATGGCAACAACCAAAAGTTTTGCATTAAACCCTATTGTAAATGGGAAACAAATTGGCTATAATATGATTATAAAAAATCAGCCCATGAATAATGGTTTTTTAGAAGTTTCAAAAGTTTTTGGGACTTATCTTGATAATCAGGAAAGTGTAAATATAACAATATATGAAAATGACAGTATGGAAGAGTATTTTGAGCTGGAGGAAAATTTAAAACTAGGAGATGTAAATTTGGAATTACCTAAAAAACTTCCAAAAAATTCTCCAATAGAAATAACTTTAAAATTAACTAAAGAGGGAATCCTTGAAGTAAAGGGACTTGACAAAACTACTAATAAGGAAGTAAAAGTTGAGATGAATACAAAAGGGATTATGTCGAAACAGGAACTGGAGAAAATAAAAGACAAGGTTCAAGGTATAACATTAATATAA
- a CDS encoding restriction endonuclease subunit S has protein sequence MKLGDNVDIIAPLNVKTADSETGYFLLNPTMVDNGRIKNLDYAEVPDRYKNGKNKIADKYFIKKDDVLFQAKGSKIEVVYVDKNYEKVLPSTLYFILRPNEKINPKYLQWLLKTELVLLYFEKKYKTMGTVRAVNKGDIVALNVKIPERKVQDEMAKIIISLEEEEYDTIKYLKIKRKYIEERMIENNQVIVDEE, from the coding sequence ATGAAATTAGGAGATAATGTAGATATAATAGCGCCATTAAATGTAAAAACAGCTGATTCAGAAACAGGATATTTTTTACTCAATCCAACAATGGTAGATAACGGAAGAATAAAAAATCTTGATTATGCAGAAGTTCCAGATAGATATAAAAATGGAAAAAATAAAATAGCAGATAAATATTTTATAAAAAAGGATGATGTATTGTTTCAGGCTAAAGGAAGTAAAATAGAAGTAGTGTATGTAGACAAAAACTATGAAAAAGTTCTTCCATCAACGCTTTATTTTATTTTACGACCAAATGAAAAAATAAATCCCAAATATCTTCAATGGCTTTTAAAAACAGAGTTAGTATTATTGTATTTTGAAAAGAAATATAAAACAATGGGGACTGTTAGAGCTGTGAATAAAGGAGATATAGTAGCACTAAACGTGAAGATACCTGAAAGAAAAGTTCAGGATGAAATGGCTAAAATAATAATAAGTTTAGAAGAAGAAGAATACGATACAATAAAATATTTGAAAATAAAAAGAAAATATATTGAAGAAAGAATGATTGAGAATAATCAGGTGATAGTAGATGAAGAATAA
- a CDS encoding autotransporter domain-containing protein, producing the protein MKKTKKLMLIVFSLVAIASCSSNQKVDFDSLLPSYVGENLKDPSIYNNFTPTRSTAKRLVSTDLTPFQDKFKAVGFDYVGESTDNGASTSKSNYSVNKNQIGFSLNNRGCRKNFCLLNIAGQTTMNVNPGGVAIELHYSDVGIDVNDLIGFIKVYLNDFIRNGNNLSLNMQPGSILFLISEDSQKLTSIDKVSNLSDILDIPASSRPSISGTNFRILGFNNSSIFVDRDVNLDNPDDTYNQLITYNSTYFVQKNVKIEGTKDNQIGIKNEFRLNIPIGSDYSINSGTISLKGNNSIGAYGVYSGFTNNGKIIVGNNSTGIYWISDSKLSEVLGRGILPPRIENGAAVEGGLIKIGENSTGIHFDSRDGNGIVRNEASGAIRSISNNAIGITVKGNFDFSPYLKSYDRILGPGYTAKNGGEITLLGDKSIGIYASGTGSYNIINIDSNDGNPKNGGRIIIGKSFDRNNPSIGMYSDNPKASLVNNGLIQIGENSVGMAGVGTMINETKGTIKITENGGIGMHLGENSVGVNNGTITTVGSPKDAIGVVVGKDSEFTNNGTIHIDSAGGAGIVIAGGVVKNYGNIEVSGGAVKSRTDSTYTVKVLSNRARPVGSDLGVYVDTLGRTKPIEGLSNLGLKNADLLIGAEATEKTNATEVTVGNDVLDPFNKSIEASNIGNWNVKTGSLVWEADSEIKDNKISKVTLKKQSYAKFADSETTEEVAKGLDEKYTETAVDSKDKEVFNYLNTLNDRKLLAKTYKEIYGNQYINVQQRIAQTDNILDNKLSDLQRENSDKSGHHVSTFFNKDKHEARTPEIANTNSSAYGISYLFNNADAKQGIYAGTVINNFKFKDNGKSKENVTMFKLGAYKTFDLNNLEWTLSGDGFVSQNNMKRRFVTGNNVYENKADYNAYGFALKNELGKTFSIGENVTVKPYAALKLGYGRFSKIKEKNGTLNIEVKGNDFYSMKPSAGVEFGYSNPITANTKFKASLGLGYEHELGKIEDNVNKSKFVNTNTKINLKGAKDERRGNFKSNVKVGFEAGNFDFTVNGGYDTKDKNAHAGVGLGVSF; encoded by the coding sequence ATGAAAAAAACAAAAAAATTAATGCTAATAGTATTTTCATTAGTTGCTATTGCTAGTTGTAGTAGTAATCAGAAAGTTGATTTTGACTCATTATTACCATCTTATGTTGGTGAAAATCTAAAAGATCCATCAATTTATAATAACTTTACTCCTACAAGAAGTACAGCTAAAAGATTAGTTTCAACAGATTTAACACCTTTTCAAGATAAATTTAAAGCAGTAGGTTTTGATTATGTTGGGGAAAGCACAGATAATGGTGCAAGTACTAGTAAATCAAATTATTCTGTTAATAAAAATCAAATAGGATTCAGTCTGAACAATCGTGGTTGCCGTAAAAATTTCTGTTTATTAAATATAGCAGGTCAAACTACAATGAATGTTAATCCAGGTGGTGTTGCAATAGAATTACATTATAGCGATGTTGGAATTGATGTTAACGATCTTATAGGATTTATTAAGGTATATTTAAATGATTTTATAAGAAATGGTAATAATTTAAGCCTTAATATGCAGCCTGGTTCAATATTATTTTTAATTTCAGAAGATAGTCAAAAATTGACTAGCATTGACAAGGTATCAAATTTGTCAGATATTCTTGATATTCCAGCAAGTTCAAGACCATCTATTTCAGGGACTAATTTTCGGATTCTAGGCTTTAATAATTCCAGTATCTTTGTTGATCGAGATGTTAATTTAGATAACCCGGATGATACATATAATCAGTTAATAACCTATAATTCTACTTATTTCGTTCAAAAAAATGTAAAAATTGAAGGAACAAAAGATAATCAGATTGGAATTAAAAATGAATTTCGTTTAAATATTCCGATAGGGAGTGATTACAGTATAAATTCAGGAACTATTTCACTAAAAGGGAATAACAGTATAGGTGCATATGGAGTATATTCAGGTTTTACAAATAATGGGAAAATTATTGTTGGAAATAATTCTACTGGTATTTACTGGATATCAGATTCAAAACTGTCAGAAGTATTAGGAAGAGGTATACTGCCTCCTAGAATAGAAAATGGAGCTGCAGTAGAAGGAGGTCTTATTAAAATTGGAGAAAATTCTACCGGAATCCATTTTGATTCTAGAGACGGTAATGGAATAGTAAGAAATGAAGCATCTGGAGCAATTAGAAGTATCTCTAATAATGCAATTGGGATAACTGTAAAAGGTAATTTTGATTTCAGTCCATATTTAAAAAGTTATGATAGAATTTTGGGACCGGGTTATACAGCCAAAAACGGTGGTGAGATTACTTTGTTAGGTGATAAGTCGATTGGAATATATGCAAGTGGAACAGGTTCATATAATATAATTAATATTGATTCCAATGATGGTAATCCTAAAAATGGCGGAAGAATTATAATAGGAAAATCATTTGACAGAAATAATCCAAGTATTGGAATGTACAGTGATAATCCCAAAGCTTCTTTAGTAAATAATGGTCTTATTCAGATTGGGGAAAACTCAGTCGGTATGGCTGGAGTTGGTACTATGATAAACGAAACTAAAGGAACTATTAAAATTACAGAAAATGGCGGAATAGGAATGCATCTAGGAGAGAATTCAGTAGGAGTCAATAACGGAACTATAACTACTGTTGGCTCTCCAAAAGATGCGATTGGTGTAGTCGTTGGAAAAGATTCAGAATTTACAAATAATGGAACGATTCATATTGATTCTGCTGGTGGGGCTGGAATTGTTATCGCTGGTGGTGTAGTTAAAAACTATGGAAATATTGAAGTTAGTGGCGGGGCTGTGAAAAGCCGTACTGACAGCACATATACTGTAAAAGTTTTATCAAACAGAGCAAGACCAGTAGGTAGCGATTTAGGAGTTTATGTAGATACACTGGGAAGAACGAAACCAATTGAAGGACTTTCTAACTTAGGATTAAAAAATGCTGATTTACTAATTGGTGCTGAAGCAACTGAAAAAACTAATGCAACAGAAGTAACAGTTGGAAATGATGTGCTTGATCCATTTAATAAATCTATTGAGGCAAGTAATATTGGAAACTGGAATGTAAAAACAGGCTCTTTAGTTTGGGAAGCTGATTCTGAAATTAAGGATAACAAAATTTCTAAAGTTACTTTGAAAAAACAATCTTATGCCAAGTTTGCTGATAGTGAAACAACTGAGGAAGTAGCAAAAGGGCTAGATGAAAAATATACTGAAACTGCTGTGGACTCAAAAGATAAAGAAGTATTCAATTATTTGAATACATTAAATGATAGAAAATTATTAGCAAAAACTTATAAAGAAATTTACGGAAATCAATATATTAATGTTCAGCAAAGAATAGCACAAACTGATAATATTTTAGATAACAAACTTTCAGACTTGCAAAGAGAAAATTCTGATAAATCAGGACATCATGTTTCTACTTTCTTTAATAAAGATAAACACGAAGCAAGAACTCCAGAAATAGCAAATACAAACAGCTCAGCTTACGGGATTTCATATTTATTTAATAACGCTGATGCAAAACAGGGAATTTATGCTGGAACAGTTATCAACAACTTCAAATTTAAAGACAACGGAAAATCAAAGGAAAATGTTACAATGTTCAAATTAGGTGCTTACAAAACATTTGACTTAAATAACTTGGAATGGACTTTAAGCGGAGATGGATTTGTTTCACAAAATAACATGAAGAGAAGATTTGTAACCGGAAACAATGTTTATGAAAATAAAGCTGATTACAATGCTTATGGATTTGCATTGAAAAATGAACTTGGTAAAACTTTCAGCATTGGAGAAAATGTTACGGTTAAGCCTTATGCAGCTTTAAAACTTGGTTATGGAAGATTCTCAAAAATTAAGGAAAAAAATGGAACTCTTAACATCGAAGTTAAAGGGAATGATTTTTATTCTATGAAGCCGTCGGCAGGAGTTGAATTTGGTTATTCTAATCCAATTACAGCAAATACTAAATTTAAGGCTTCTTTAGGACTTGGCTATGAACATGAACTAGGAAAAATTGAAGACAATGTAAATAAATCAAAATTTGTTAATACAAATACTAAAATCAACTTAAAAGGTGCAAAAGATGAAAGACGTGGAAACTTCAAAAGCAATGTAAAAGTTGGATTTGAAGCAGGAAACTTTGACTTTACAGTAAACGGTGGATATGATACGAAAGATAAAAATGCTCATGCTGGTGTGGGACTTGGTGTTTCATTTTAA